In the Candidatus Electrothrix sp. GW3-4 genome, one interval contains:
- the thiC gene encoding phosphomethylpyrimidine synthase ThiC, with protein sequence MQTQLELARAGKITEQINTVAQKEGLAPELIRSRVAKGEIVIANHPLRPQQKVVGIGTGLRTKVNASIGTSSDICDINMEVRKARIAEQEGADTLMELSAAGDFAAIRQAVLAATNLPVGTVPLYQAFKETTAQYANPGKLDPEYLFDLIEQQLADGISFMAIHCGINQYTIERLRKQGYRYGGLVSKGGTFMVAWMDINGKENPLYEQFDRVCGLMKKYDAILSLGNGIRAGAIHDSHDRAQMAEMIINCELAELGREMGCQMMVEGPGHVPLDEIAGNIMLEKRMSGNAPYYVLGPLPLDSGAGYDHITAAIGAANSSRHGADLVCYITPAEHLALPDENDVREGVRATRLAVRVGDIAKYPERRENEKAAAMARRDMRWHDLEQHLLFPEIAKEVRQQRMPEKSDTCTMCGDFCAMKKGTEVFQEDIAGDKLVSTT encoded by the coding sequence ATGCAGACCCAATTAGAACTGGCCCGCGCCGGAAAAATCACAGAGCAGATCAACACCGTTGCCCAAAAGGAGGGCCTTGCCCCGGAGCTCATCAGGAGCCGGGTAGCCAAGGGCGAGATCGTTATTGCCAACCACCCCTTACGTCCACAGCAAAAGGTCGTCGGTATCGGTACCGGCTTACGTACCAAGGTCAATGCCTCTATCGGTACCTCTTCCGATATCTGTGATATCAATATGGAGGTGCGCAAGGCGCGAATCGCGGAACAGGAAGGGGCCGATACCCTGATGGAACTGTCGGCTGCTGGTGATTTTGCGGCCATCCGCCAGGCAGTGCTGGCGGCCACCAACCTCCCTGTGGGCACCGTTCCCCTCTATCAGGCCTTTAAGGAGACCACGGCCCAATACGCCAATCCCGGTAAACTGGATCCAGAATACCTCTTTGACCTGATCGAGCAACAACTGGCCGATGGTATCAGCTTTATGGCTATTCACTGTGGGATCAATCAATACACGATTGAGCGCCTGCGCAAACAGGGCTATCGCTACGGTGGACTGGTGTCTAAAGGCGGGACCTTTATGGTGGCCTGGATGGACATCAACGGTAAAGAGAACCCCCTGTACGAGCAATTTGATCGGGTCTGTGGCCTGATGAAAAAATACGATGCCATCCTCTCCCTGGGCAACGGGATCCGGGCCGGGGCTATCCATGACAGCCATGACCGGGCCCAGATGGCAGAGATGATCATCAACTGTGAGCTGGCCGAGTTAGGCCGGGAGATGGGCTGCCAGATGATGGTGGAGGGGCCAGGCCATGTCCCCCTGGATGAGATTGCAGGCAATATCATGCTGGAAAAACGAATGAGTGGCAATGCGCCCTATTATGTGCTCGGCCCCCTGCCCTTGGACAGCGGCGCTGGCTACGATCATATCACCGCAGCCATTGGTGCGGCCAACTCCTCCCGGCACGGCGCCGACCTGGTCTGCTACATCACTCCGGCCGAACATCTGGCCCTGCCCGATGAAAACGATGTCCGGGAAGGGGTCCGGGCTACCCGGCTGGCGGTCCGGGTTGGCGATATCGCCAAGTATCCTGAACGGCGGGAGAACGAAAAGGCGGCCGCAATGGCCCGGCGGGACATGCGCTGGCATGATCTGGAACAACACCTGCTCTTTCCAGAGATTGCCAAGGAAGTACGCCAGCAGAGAATGCCGGAAAAAAGCGACACCTGCACCATGTGCGGTGATTTCTGCGCGATGAAGAAGGGGACCGAGGTCTTTCAGGAGGATATAGCAGGAGACAAGCTTGTCTCAACGACCTAA
- the dapF gene encoding diaminopimelate epimerase: MQTPDFPVPFIKMSGTGNDFIIIDHRKPIIAPEAMADFAAKVCRRKFSAGADGLILIEDSAEADFQWQFFNADGSVAEMCGNGARCAARFAFLQGIAPAEMRFATLAGIIEASVIGKDVAVKMTDPVHLKMDQRLQVEGKEYTVHSIDTGVPHAVLFVDDIDQTDVRAIGSGIRHHQTFIPAGTNVNFAQRQEDAIKVRTYERGVEDETLACGTGAAASAIIAALLGQAASPVDITTSGGDRLTIMFDLKKGMEKGTDSAVHNVFLKGPAHTIYSGEFDAEALL; this comes from the coding sequence ATGCAGACACCTGACTTTCCTGTCCCCTTTATTAAGATGAGCGGTACAGGCAATGATTTCATTATTATTGATCACCGCAAACCCATCATTGCTCCCGAGGCCATGGCCGATTTTGCTGCCAAGGTCTGCCGGAGAAAATTCTCTGCCGGTGCAGACGGCCTGATCCTTATTGAGGACTCTGCTGAGGCGGATTTTCAATGGCAGTTCTTTAACGCGGATGGTTCGGTGGCCGAGATGTGCGGAAACGGGGCCCGCTGTGCAGCCCGCTTTGCCTTCCTCCAGGGGATTGCCCCGGCAGAGATGCGCTTTGCCACCCTGGCTGGCATTATTGAGGCCAGCGTTATAGGAAAGGATGTTGCCGTCAAGATGACCGATCCGGTTCACCTGAAGATGGATCAACGTCTTCAGGTGGAGGGGAAAGAATATACGGTCCACAGTATCGATACGGGTGTCCCCCATGCCGTGCTCTTTGTTGATGATATCGACCAGACAGATGTCCGGGCCATAGGCAGCGGCATCCGCCATCACCAGACCTTTATACCTGCTGGCACCAATGTCAACTTTGCCCAGAGGCAAGAAGATGCCATCAAGGTCCGGACTTATGAACGAGGCGTGGAAGATGAGACCCTGGCCTGCGGGACCGGGGCAGCGGCCTCTGCTATCATTGCCGCCCTCCTGGGTCAGGCCGCCTCACCGGTGGACATCACCACCTCTGGTGGCGATCGGCTAACGATCATGTTTGATCTCAAGAAGGGCATGGAGAAAGGAACTGACAGTGCTGTCCATAATGTTTTTCTTAAAGGACCGGCCCATACCATTTATTCAGGAGAATTCGACGCTGAGGCGTTGCTTTAA